The Dehalococcoidia bacterium region GAACAGGGATGAGGACATAGAGATGAGGACATAGAATCGAGGAACGAAAGTGGCGGAACACGTCGCGAACGTCCCCTCGTTGCTATTTCCTCGTTCCTCGCCGGGAGGCGCGGCATGGCCACCTACGAGACGATTCTCTACGAAACCCGGGGGCCGCTCTGCACGATCACGCTGAACCGGCCGGAGAAGCTGAACGCCGCCAACGACACGCTGGTGCAGGAGCTGGACGACGCCTTCTTCGAGTTCGACGCAGACGAGCGCCTGCTCGTTGCGATCCTGCGCGGCGCCGGCCGCGCCTTCTGCTCCGGCGCCGACGTGCAGCAGCGGCAATTGCGCACGCGCGAGGAGCTGCGCCGCCTGGGCGGCCCCGCCGGCAGGGGCGCCCGCGGCGACGGGCTGAGCGAGGCGGTGAACTGGAAGCCGGTGATCGCGGCCGTGCATGGCTACGCCCTCGGGCTCGGCTACGCGCTGGTGCAGCGCGCCGACCTGTTGGTCGCGGCGGAGGGAACGAAGCTCCAGATCCGCGAGGTGCAGCGCGGGCTGGGCGGCACGCAGCATTGGGTCAGCACCTGGTTCTGGACGGGGAGCCGTTTCGCCAACGAGATCGCGTTGACCGGGCGGATGTTCACCGCCGAAGAGGCGCTGGCGCAGGGGATGGTCAACGCCGTGGTGCCGGTGGAAGACTTGCTGCCCGCGGCGGAGCGGCTGGCGGCGCA contains the following coding sequences:
- a CDS encoding enoyl-CoA hydratase/isomerase family protein, coding for MATYETILYETRGPLCTITLNRPEKLNAANDTLVQELDDAFFEFDADERLLVAILRGAGRAFCSGADVQQRQLRTREELRRLGGPAGRGARGDGLSEAVNWKPVIAAVHGYALGLGYALVQRADLLVAAEGTKLQIREVQRGLGGTQHWVSTWFWTGSRFANEIALTGRMFTAEEALAQGMVNAVVPVEDLLPAAERLAA